In a single window of the Streptacidiphilus sp. P02-A3a genome:
- a CDS encoding MFS transporter gives MPSPTPSPPPPSAARGQESRSALAPLRYPAFRALMAGRGISLLGNGVAPMALAFAVLDLTHSVSDLGLVVGARSLFNVLFLLFGGVLADRLPRHLVLVGSGLLSAATQAAVATLVLTHSATMPVLITLSAANGLFAALALPASAALTPQTVPAELRQPANALNRMAANSAQILGASLGGILVAALGPGWGLVVDASSFALSALCFARLRLPATEDVPDPESAEQAGLFAQLREGWAEFISRTWVWVIVLAFGFLNAADAGAVQILGPSIAVHSFGSAGWGLVLALQTAGMVAGGLLALRIRVRRLLLVGVACMASEVLLPLGLALRFPVYALAVVGFVCGVGLEQFGIAWETSLQQEIPAAKLARVYSYDMLGSFVAIPVAEVATGPLAQALGTRTALLGAAGVIAVATAAMLSVRDVRGLRVRRRVPEPGVAPVPSPVGAP, from the coding sequence ATGCCCTCCCCCACGCCGTCGCCCCCGCCACCCTCCGCAGCTCGTGGGCAGGAGTCGCGTTCGGCGCTGGCACCGCTGCGGTATCCGGCCTTCCGGGCGCTGATGGCCGGGCGCGGGATCAGCCTGCTGGGCAACGGCGTGGCCCCGATGGCGCTCGCCTTCGCGGTGCTCGACCTCACCCACTCGGTCAGCGACCTGGGCCTGGTGGTCGGCGCGCGGTCGCTCTTCAACGTGCTGTTCCTGCTGTTCGGCGGGGTGTTGGCGGACCGGCTGCCGCGCCATCTGGTGCTGGTCGGCTCCGGGCTGCTGAGCGCGGCCACCCAGGCGGCGGTGGCGACACTGGTGCTGACGCACAGTGCGACCATGCCGGTGCTGATCACGCTCTCCGCCGCGAACGGGCTGTTCGCGGCGCTGGCGCTGCCCGCCTCCGCCGCGCTGACGCCGCAGACGGTACCGGCCGAACTGCGGCAACCGGCGAACGCGTTGAACCGGATGGCGGCCAACTCGGCGCAGATCCTGGGCGCGTCGCTGGGCGGGATCCTGGTCGCGGCGCTGGGTCCGGGCTGGGGCCTGGTGGTGGACGCGAGCAGCTTCGCGCTCTCGGCGCTCTGCTTCGCGCGGCTGCGGCTGCCCGCCACCGAGGACGTCCCCGATCCGGAGAGTGCGGAGCAGGCCGGGTTGTTCGCCCAACTGCGGGAGGGTTGGGCCGAGTTCATCTCGCGTACCTGGGTCTGGGTGATCGTCCTGGCCTTCGGCTTCCTCAACGCGGCCGATGCCGGTGCGGTGCAGATCCTGGGGCCGAGCATCGCGGTGCACAGTTTCGGCAGCGCGGGCTGGGGCCTGGTCCTGGCTCTGCAGACCGCCGGGATGGTGGCCGGTGGACTGCTGGCGCTGCGGATCCGGGTGCGGCGGCTGCTGCTGGTCGGCGTCGCCTGTATGGCCAGCGAGGTGCTGCTGCCGCTGGGGCTGGCCCTGCGGTTCCCGGTGTACGCGCTGGCCGTGGTCGGTTTCGTCTGCGGGGTGGGCCTGGAGCAGTTCGGTATCGCCTGGGAGACCTCGCTCCAGCAGGAGATCCCGGCGGCGAAGCTGGCCCGGGTCTACTCCTACGACATGCTCGGCTCCTTCGTCGCGATTCCGGTCGCCGAGGTGGCGACCGGTCCGCTGGCCCAGGCCCTGGGGACCAGGACGGCGCTGCTGGGCGCAGCGGGGGTGATCGCCGTCGCCACGGCGGCCATGCTGTCCGTGCGCGACGTGCGCGGGCTGCGGGTGCGGCGGCGCGTCCCGGAGCCCGGGGTTGCGCCGGTGCCCAGCCCGGTCGGCGCGCCCTGA
- a CDS encoding aldolase/citrate lyase family protein has product MARQQDTGSTHAGTTLSRTVRDQVDTALAEVDSELLRRYPGEPGTRQPVHTVYVPADALTGTSVTDLVRDWGSQASALLDQHAPDAAALAAVLGRPADALAAEVYGRVRAKLDREPVEDLRIDFEDGYGVRPDAEEDADAVRAARLIAAAVAEGAAPPYLGIRMKCMESAVRARGIRTLDLFLTELLRAGSGQLPEGLVLTLPKVTYPQQVSAMVRLVEDFERAAGLPAGRIGFEIQIETTQSILGADGRATVARMIEAAEGRATGLHYGTFDYSASCGVSAAYQSMEHPVADHAKAVMQVAAAGTGVRLSDGSTNVIPIGPATQVHDAWRLHHRLVRRSLERAYYQGWDMHPGHLPTRYAAVYSFYREGLDQAAARLSAYVSRIGGDVMDEPATAKALSGYLLRGLDCGAVDISEVGRATGLDRPRLDTLAGR; this is encoded by the coding sequence ATGGCGCGCCAGCAGGACACGGGCAGCACGCACGCGGGCACCACTCTCTCGCGAACCGTACGCGACCAGGTGGACACCGCCCTCGCCGAGGTCGACAGCGAGCTACTGCGCCGCTACCCGGGCGAGCCCGGCACCCGCCAGCCGGTCCACACCGTCTACGTCCCTGCCGACGCCCTCACCGGAACCAGCGTCACGGACCTGGTCCGCGACTGGGGCAGCCAGGCGTCCGCCCTGCTCGACCAGCACGCGCCGGACGCCGCCGCGCTGGCGGCGGTCCTCGGCCGCCCGGCGGACGCGCTCGCCGCCGAGGTCTACGGCCGGGTCCGCGCCAAGCTCGACCGGGAACCCGTCGAGGACCTGCGCATCGACTTCGAGGACGGCTACGGCGTCCGACCCGACGCCGAGGAGGACGCCGACGCGGTGCGGGCCGCCCGCCTCATCGCCGCAGCGGTCGCTGAGGGCGCGGCGCCGCCGTACCTGGGCATCCGGATGAAGTGCATGGAGTCCGCCGTCCGTGCGCGCGGCATCCGCACCCTCGACCTCTTCCTCACCGAACTGCTGCGCGCGGGCTCCGGGCAGCTGCCCGAGGGCCTGGTGCTGACGCTGCCCAAGGTCACCTATCCGCAGCAGGTCAGCGCGATGGTGCGCCTGGTCGAGGACTTCGAGCGGGCCGCCGGGCTCCCGGCCGGCCGCATCGGCTTCGAGATCCAGATCGAGACCACCCAGTCCATCCTCGGAGCCGACGGCCGGGCCACCGTCGCCCGCATGATCGAGGCAGCCGAGGGCCGGGCCACCGGACTGCACTACGGCACCTTCGACTACAGCGCCTCCTGCGGCGTCAGCGCGGCCTACCAGAGCATGGAGCACCCGGTCGCCGACCACGCCAAGGCGGTCATGCAGGTCGCCGCGGCCGGGACCGGCGTCCGGCTGTCCGACGGCTCCACCAATGTCATACCGATCGGCCCGGCCACCCAGGTCCACGACGCCTGGCGACTGCACCACCGCCTGGTCCGGCGGTCGCTGGAACGCGCCTACTACCAGGGCTGGGACATGCATCCCGGCCACCTGCCCACCCGCTACGCCGCCGTCTACTCCTTCTACCGCGAGGGCCTGGACCAGGCCGCAGCCCGGTTGAGCGCCTATGTCTCCCGGATCGGCGGCGACGTCATGGACGAGCCCGCCACGGCCAAGGCCCTGAGCGGCTACCTGCTGCGCGGCCTGGACTGCGGTGCGGTCGACATCTCCGAGGTGGGGCGGGCCACCGGCCTGGACCGCCCCCGTCTGGACACCCTCGCGGGCCGCTGA
- a CDS encoding alpha/beta fold hydrolase: MAIYTSYDQSSLWFHTMGEGAPLICLPGGPGMEVQYLGDLGGLDRRRTLVLADQRAAGRSETPTDHGRCAFTEQARDLEALRLHLGLERIDLLAHSAATLTAQEYAAAHPHRIGKLVLVTPVGRAAREADPDELAAIRAGRSTEPWYADAAEAAAELELGGHDPEAQAALLLRTAPFAWGRWTPEAQAEYRRPLTNAPGWLRQAFYSGAPDPAEAPARLARIAASGARPLVVAGGADGLIGTAPARLVAQLHPGSRLEVFEQSGHRLWLEEPERFTALVLDFLDEEAPA, encoded by the coding sequence ATGGCGATCTACACCTCGTACGACCAGTCGTCCCTCTGGTTCCACACCATGGGCGAGGGGGCGCCGCTGATCTGCCTGCCCGGCGGCCCCGGCATGGAAGTCCAGTACCTGGGCGACCTGGGCGGGCTCGACCGGCGGCGCACCCTGGTCCTGGCCGACCAGCGCGCCGCCGGACGCTCCGAGACGCCGACTGACCACGGCCGCTGCGCCTTCACCGAGCAGGCCCGCGACCTGGAGGCGCTGCGGCTCCACCTCGGCCTGGAGCGGATCGACCTGCTGGCGCACTCAGCCGCGACCCTCACCGCCCAGGAGTACGCGGCGGCCCATCCGCACCGGATCGGCAAGCTGGTCCTGGTCACCCCGGTCGGTCGGGCCGCCCGCGAGGCCGACCCGGACGAACTCGCGGCCATCCGCGCGGGCCGCTCCACCGAGCCCTGGTACGCCGACGCCGCCGAGGCAGCCGCCGAGCTGGAACTCGGCGGCCACGACCCCGAAGCCCAGGCCGCCCTGCTGCTGCGCACCGCCCCCTTCGCCTGGGGCCGCTGGACCCCCGAGGCACAGGCCGAGTACCGGCGGCCGCTGACCAACGCCCCCGGCTGGCTGCGGCAGGCCTTCTACTCCGGCGCGCCCGACCCGGCCGAGGCCCCGGCCCGGCTCGCCAGGATCGCCGCCTCCGGGGCCCGGCCACTGGTCGTCGCCGGGGGAGCGGACGGCCTGATCGGCACCGCCCCGGCCCGACTGGTGGCCCAGCTCCACCCGGGCAGCCGGTTGGAGGTCTTCGAGCAGAGCGGGCACCGGCTCTGGCTGGAGGAGCCGGAACGCTTCACCGCACTCGTCCTCGACTTCCTCGACGAGGAGGCGCCCGCCTAG